One window of Triticum dicoccoides isolate Atlit2015 ecotype Zavitan chromosome 5A, WEW_v2.0, whole genome shotgun sequence genomic DNA carries:
- the LOC119300523 gene encoding uncharacterized protein LOC119300523, with translation MQFWSLPSADEAFGDIGRVDRLDSRTLERGHTRTFAFWLWVWDVAHIPTRRALWVLKRSAGRADEIIGLAPVDRRIPPPPDVRRYDLLLHVDLLEDWSPLSPRSSHSGQSGLPSSDEDDDRPFPCIEPGTWVAHVEDGQGRACNRALRVGAGVCGPVLGGGARDHEEDGGGGGSGASRSWKDLLLGRSCHARGCNGDVISDAHRRHSRLPFFSFSDNRRALSSPPRTDCMQLEMENAIQDALVIPLAFKDDGHSPSLPTAKPAELESPEMLPCLLPYITSPVAPTVGFQMDAVIQQVGSMQIGDSQAQAAKLFAPVPPPILASQPPRPRHSAPPKSRATSAPSVAVLDRQ, from the exons ATGCAGTTCTGGTCGCTGCCGAGTGCGGATGAGGCCTTCGGCGACATCGGCCGTGTTGACAGGCTCGATTCGCGCACCTTGGAGAGGGGGCACACCAGGACCTTCGCGTTCTGGCTCTGGGTTTGGGACGTTGCCCACATCCCCACCAGGCGCGCGCTCTGGGTGCTCAAGCGGAGTGCGGGCCGGGCGGATGAGATCATCGGCCTCGCCCCCGTGGATCGCCGCATCCCCCCGCCTCCCGACGTCCGGCGCTACGACCTGCTGCTACATGTCGACCTACTGGAGGATTGGTCACCGCTCTCGCCGCGCTCGTCTCACTCCGGCCAGAGTGGTCTGCCCTCCTCGGATGAAGATGACGACCGTCCTTTCCCGTGCATCGAGCCCGGCACTTGGGTGGCCCATGTTGAAGATGGGCAGGGCAGGGCCTGCAATAGGGCACTGCGCGTCGGGGCCGGGGTCTGCGGCCCTGTGCTCGGTGGGGGCGCCCGCGACCAtgaggaggatggcggtggaggCGGTTCTGGTGCTAGCCGTTCCTGGAAGGATCTCCTGCTGGGTCGCAGCTGCCACGCCAGGGGCTGCAACGGGGACGTGATCTCGGACGCGCACCGTCGCCATAGCAGATTGCCT ttcttctccttctccgacAACCGCCGCGCCCTATCTTCGCCCCCGCGCACGGACTGCATGCAACTAGAGATGGAGAACGCCATTCAGGACGCGCTCGTCATCCCACTGGCTTTCAAAGATGATGGCCACTCGCCTTCTTTGCCCACCGCCAAGCCCGCCGAGCTGGAGAGCCCGGAGATGCTGCCGTGCCTGCTGCCCTACATCACCTCCCCTGTAGCACCAACAGTGGGCTTCCAGATGGACGCGGTCATCCAGCAGGTGGGCTCCATGCAAATCGGTGACAGTCAGGCGCAAGCAGCCAAGCTATTTGCTCCGGTCCCGCCTCCGATCCTCGCTAGCCAGCCTCCCCGTCCACGCCACTCCGCCCCGCCCAAGTCCAGGGCTACCTCTGCCCCCTCCGTCGCAGTGCTCGACAGGCAGTAG